Proteins encoded by one window of Cloeon dipterum chromosome 4, ieCloDipt1.1, whole genome shotgun sequence:
- the Brms1 gene encoding breast cancer metastasis-suppressor 1-like protein has translation MPVVKEQERDESDAEDMEQDSGDSDKSSSSLDASDSSDTDDSSEMDDETCARRRVECLEDLADLERQFSLIKEQLYRERVSQVEAKLVEVRCGKAQEYLQPLEELEENMNIRMNVAEVLKKYRIENIMNKFDAEELASHQNFESEKALLRDMINSDLEEKIRRLEDDRNNTDISSGLWMESLSKRSKKHRHGGSGGDGDGAALKDASPNERRRKPVTVSGPYVVYMLTDSEILEDWTVIKKAQTIRKSETSFLY, from the exons ATGCCAGTCGTAAAAGAGCAAGAGCGGGATGAAAGCGACGCCGAAGACATGGAGCAGGACTCGGGCGACTCGGACAAGTCCTCGTCCAGTCTGGACGCCAGCGATTCGTCCGATACCGATGATAGCTCTG AAATGGACGATGAAACATGCGCCCGACGCAGAGTAGAGTGCCTGGAAGATTTGGCGGACCTCGAGAGGCAGTTTAGCCTAATTAAAGAGCa gcTCTATAGAGAAAGAGTAAGCCAGGTTGAAGCAAAGCTGGTGGAAGTTCGGTGCGGGAAAGCGCAAGAGTACCTGCAACCTTTGGAGGAGCTTGAGGAGAATATGAACATCCGAATGAATGTAGCCGAAGTACTCAAGAAATATCGCATcgaaaatataatgaataaatttgacgCTGAAGAGCTTGCATCTCACCAAAATTTTGAG AGTGAAAAAGCGCTGCTCAGAGACATGATTAACAGCGACCTGGAAGAAAAGATCCGGCGGCTGGAAGATGATCGCAATAACACAGACATTTCCTCCGGTTTGTGGATGGAGAGCCTTTCAAAAAGATCAAAGAAACACCGTCATGGCGGCAGTGGTGGCGACGGCGACGGTGCAGCCCTGAAGGACGCCTCGCCGAACGAGAGGAGAAGGAAGCCGGTCACAGTGTCCGGGCCCTATGTTGTGTATATGTTGACTGATAGCGAAATCCTGGAGGATTGGACTGTCATCAAAAAGGCACAGACCATAAGAAAATCCGAGACGTCGTTCTTGTACTGA
- the LOC135942415 gene encoding A-kinase anchor protein 14-like → MKLFIVLALVAVAMGEPAVEKRAAQGIYHFATGPLAAPLAVAPAPIPVATPFAAPAPVHVPVAHPIPFHPPIVRAVPVPVPVAPVVRYSPPVLVKRYTVVRNVLPRLRFVY, encoded by the exons ATGAAGCTGTTCATTGTTCTG gcACTGGTCGCTGTCGCCATGGGCGAGCCTGCGGTGGAGAAGCGTGCCGCACAGGGCATCTACCACTTTGCCACCGGCCCCCTTGCCGCCCCGCTCGCCGTGGCCCCCGCACCCATTCCGGTGGCGACACCATTCGCGGCGCCTGCACCGGTTCATGTTCCGGTTGCTCATCCCATCCCTTTCCATCCACCAATTGTCAGGGCCGTGCCAGTTCCTGTCCCCGTTGCCCCAGTCGTCAG GTACTCACCACCTGTGTTGGTCAAGAGGTACACTGTGGTGCGCAACGTTCTGCCCAGGCTTCGTTTTGTCTACTAG
- the LOC135941773 gene encoding ATP-dependent RNA helicase A-like isoform X1 yields the protein MKLITAQVLVCLVLNVFAADEPKTDVKAQVAVAPGDSSVGADKKRETLFARNDYSTPGYYNNNGYYGSGGYGGGSGYGGGSGYPGGGYYDHLQSRNQYGSGGSGGYYDRYNGYGSNAGYGGAGYGSGGYGSGYSNAGYNGNYNNNNYGRYDGYNSGGYYNNNKNTNAGYSGSTEQPQKGSSYNNGGWGGYGNVDSWRGNNNNYYDRYGSNGDNWRYNGGSSGAYDRPYNRDYVDYYTGGGGWVNTRPIGSSSYMHGGNYQYGGYQG from the exons ATGAAGCTCATCACAGCACAG gtGTTGGTGTGCTTGGTCCTGAACGTGTTCGCCGCTGACGAGCCCAAAACAGATGTCAAGGCCCAAGTAGCCGTTGCCCCTGGGGACAGCTCCGTCGGCGCCGACAAAAAGCGTGAAACCCTCTTCGCCAGAAACGACTACTCGACTCCTGGCTACTACAACAACAACGGCTACTACGGTAGCGGCGGATACGGCGGGGGCAGTGGATACGGCGGGGGCAGTGGATACCCCGGGGGTGGCTACTACGACCATCTGCAGAGCAGGAACCAGTATGGATCGGGAGGATCGGGAGGTTACTACGACCGATACAACGGCTACGGAAGCAATGCTGGTTACGGCGGCGCCGGATACGGTAGTGGTGGATACGGCAGTGGATACAGCAACGCGGGCTACAACGGAAActataacaacaacaactacgGCAGATATGATGGATACAACAGTGGAGGATACTACAATAATAACAA GAATACTAATGCAGGATATTCAGGCAGCACGGAGCAGCCCCAAAAAGGCTCAAG TTACAACAACGGAGGATGGGGCGGCTACGGCAACGTAGACTCCTGGCGcggaaacaacaacaactactaCGACAGGTACGGCAGCAACGGCGACAACTGGCGCTACAACGGCGGCAGCAGTGGCGCATACGACAGGCCGTACAACAGGGACTACGTGGACTACTacaccggcggcggcggttggGTCAACACGCGGCCCATCGGCAGCTCAAGCTACATGCACGGCGGCAACTACCAATACGGTGGCTACCAGGGCTGA
- the LOC135941773 gene encoding heterogeneous nuclear ribonucleoprotein A1-like isoform X2 translates to MKLITAQVLVCLVLNVFAADEPKTDVKAQVAVAPGDSSVGADKKRETLFARNDYSTPGYYNNNGYYGSGGYGGGSGYGGGSGYPGGGYYDHLQSRNQYGSGGSGGYYDRYNGYGSNAGYGGAGYGSGGYGSGYSNAGYNGNYNNNNYGRYDGYNSGGYYNNNNYNNGGWGGYGNVDSWRGNNNNYYDRYGSNGDNWRYNGGSSGAYDRPYNRDYVDYYTGGGGWVNTRPIGSSSYMHGGNYQYGGYQG, encoded by the exons ATGAAGCTCATCACAGCACAG gtGTTGGTGTGCTTGGTCCTGAACGTGTTCGCCGCTGACGAGCCCAAAACAGATGTCAAGGCCCAAGTAGCCGTTGCCCCTGGGGACAGCTCCGTCGGCGCCGACAAAAAGCGTGAAACCCTCTTCGCCAGAAACGACTACTCGACTCCTGGCTACTACAACAACAACGGCTACTACGGTAGCGGCGGATACGGCGGGGGCAGTGGATACGGCGGGGGCAGTGGATACCCCGGGGGTGGCTACTACGACCATCTGCAGAGCAGGAACCAGTATGGATCGGGAGGATCGGGAGGTTACTACGACCGATACAACGGCTACGGAAGCAATGCTGGTTACGGCGGCGCCGGATACGGTAGTGGTGGATACGGCAGTGGATACAGCAACGCGGGCTACAACGGAAActataacaacaacaactacgGCAGATATGATGGATACAACAGTGGAGGATACTACAATAATAACAA TTACAACAACGGAGGATGGGGCGGCTACGGCAACGTAGACTCCTGGCGcggaaacaacaacaactactaCGACAGGTACGGCAGCAACGGCGACAACTGGCGCTACAACGGCGGCAGCAGTGGCGCATACGACAGGCCGTACAACAGGGACTACGTGGACTACTacaccggcggcggcggttggGTCAACACGCGGCCCATCGGCAGCTCAAGCTACATGCACGGCGGCAACTACCAATACGGTGGCTACCAGGGCTGA
- the LOC135943164 gene encoding cuticle protein 16.5-like → MKFQVCIVLALAAFAFAEDKTETETKEKRGVVAPAYGYGAPAYASYAAPAYTSYAAPAYTSYAAPAYAGYAGYAAPAYTSYAAPAVAKVAAPVAAYASPAYTSYAAPAYAGYAGYAAPAYTSYAAPAVAKVAAPVAYAAPAYAGYAAPAYSSYAAPAYSSYASPLGYGRVY, encoded by the exons ATGAAATTCCAG GTTTGCATCGTTCTGGCTCTGGCCGCCTTCGCCTTCGCTGAAGACAAGACCGAGACCGAGACCAAGGAAAAGCGTGGCGTGGTCGCCCCCGCTTACGGCTACGGCGCCCCCGCCTACGCCAGCTACGCCGCCCCGGCATACACCAGCTACGCCGCCCCTGCCTACACTAgctacgccgcccccgcctacgcTGGATACGCCGGCTACGCCGCCCCCGCTTACACCAGCTACGCCGCTCCCGCCGTCGCCAAGGTGGCCGCTCCCGTCGCTGCCTACGCCTCGCCCGCCTACACCAgctacgccgcccccgcctacgcTGGATACGCCGGCTACGCCGCCCCCGCTTACACCAGCTACGCCGCTCCCGCCGTCGCTAAGGTGGCCGCTCCCGTCGCCtatgccgcccccgcctacgcCGGCTATGCCGCTCCCGCATACTCCTCCTATGCCGCTCCCGCCTACTCTTCCTACGCCTCCCCCCTTGGCTACGGACGCGTGTACTAA
- the LOC135943166 gene encoding cuticle protein 16.5-like: MKFLVVLAAVCVAALAAEEQAKEKRGVVGLGYGAYPYSAYGAYGAYPYAAAPAAYAAPIAKTVYGGYGSYGGYAAPAYSAYAAPAIAKVGYTGYAAPAAYGYAAPAYAGYAGYAAPAYSAYAAPAIAKVGYTGYAAAPLAAAYHHGLY, translated from the exons ATGAAATTCCTC GTTGTTCTTGCCGCCGTCTGCGTCGCCGCCCTCGCCGCCGAGGAGCAGGCCAAGGAGAAGCGCGGAGTGGTGGGACTTGGCTACGGCGCCTACCCCTACAGCGCCTACGGTGCCTACGGAGCGTACCCCtacgccgccgcccccgccgcctaCGCCGCCCCCATCGCCAAG ACCGTCTACGGAGGCTACGGCAGCTACGGAGgctacgccgcccccgcctactctgcctacgccgcccccgccatCGCTAAGGTCGGATACACCGGctacgccgcccccgctgCCTACGGATACGCCGCTCCCGCCTACGCTGGATACGCTGgctacgccgcccccgcctactCGGCatacgccgcccccgccatCGCCAAGGTCGGATACACCGGATACGCCGCCGCCCCCCTGGCCGCCGCCTACCACCACGGCCTCTACTAA